One region of Candidatus Polarisedimenticolaceae bacterium genomic DNA includes:
- a CDS encoding TonB C-terminal domain-containing protein, translating into MRFGCLALAGLLFIGSAFAAGKIVPRFTAYFTPAFTDVAYQKVAAEKVRKAWHAPAGAPVGKKTVLIAEIATDGKLSGLRENMLTGFKPWDDAAVAAVKAAAPFPPLPKSWTFPTMEVHFHFEAAAK; encoded by the coding sequence ATGCGATTCGGCTGTCTCGCGCTCGCCGGCCTTCTCTTCATCGGGAGCGCCTTCGCGGCGGGCAAGATCGTGCCGCGGTTCACCGCCTACTTCACCCCCGCGTTCACCGACGTGGCCTATCAGAAGGTGGCGGCCGAGAAGGTCCGCAAGGCGTGGCACGCGCCCGCGGGCGCCCCGGTGGGGAAGAAAACCGTACTGATCGCCGAGATCGCGACGGACGGCAAGCTCTCCGGCCTCCGCGAAAACATGCTGACCGGTTTCAAGCCCTGGGACGATGCCGCCGTCGCCGCGGTGAAAGCCGCCGCGCCGTTTCCGCCCCTGCCGAAGTCGTGGACCTTCCCGACGATGGAGGTCCACTTCCACTTCGAGGCCGCCGCGAAATAG
- a CDS encoding metalloregulator ArsR/SmtB family transcription factor has product MSRAPAILQQMTVLGDPFRSRLLAVLERGELTVGEICRVLQAPQSTVSRHLKALADAGWLVSRPDGTNRRYALHTAGLPPGSRALWLVVRKELADTPASRQDERRLEDVLADRRTRSQAFFAAGAAQWDRVRDEMFGHGFFLPALLGLADDRTVVGDLGCGTGPVAEAIAPYVGRVVAVDASPAMLRAARKRLARFPNVEVKAGALEALPLDDASLDAAIVVLVLHHVEDPAAALREVARTLKPSGRLVVVDMLPHDREEYRQHMGHRWLGFQEADILRALEEAGLAEARVRPLPADPKAKGPVLFAARAVRPAVTKERQAASSRR; this is encoded by the coding sequence ATGAGCCGCGCCCCCGCGATCCTCCAGCAGATGACGGTCCTCGGCGACCCGTTCCGGAGCCGCCTCCTCGCCGTCCTCGAGCGCGGGGAGCTGACCGTCGGCGAGATCTGCCGCGTCCTCCAGGCGCCGCAGTCGACCGTCAGCCGCCATCTGAAGGCGCTCGCCGACGCGGGCTGGCTCGTCTCGCGCCCCGACGGCACGAATCGGCGTTACGCGCTCCACACCGCCGGCCTTCCCCCGGGCTCACGCGCCCTCTGGCTCGTCGTGCGCAAGGAGCTGGCCGACACGCCGGCGTCACGCCAGGACGAGCGCCGGCTCGAAGATGTCCTCGCCGATCGCCGCACGCGCTCGCAGGCGTTCTTCGCCGCGGGGGCGGCGCAGTGGGATCGCGTACGGGACGAGATGTTCGGTCACGGCTTCTTCCTGCCGGCGCTCCTCGGTCTCGCGGACGACCGTACCGTCGTAGGCGATCTCGGGTGCGGCACCGGCCCCGTCGCCGAGGCGATCGCGCCGTACGTCGGCCGCGTCGTGGCCGTCGACGCCTCCCCCGCCATGCTCCGCGCGGCGCGCAAGCGCCTCGCGCGCTTCCCGAACGTCGAGGTCAAGGCCGGCGCGCTCGAGGCGCTCCCGCTCGATGACGCGTCGCTCGACGCCGCGATCGTCGTCCTCGTCCTTCACCATGTCGAAGACCCAGCGGCCGCGCTCCGCGAGGTCGCCCGCACGCTCAAGCCGTCCGGCCGGCTCGTCGTCGTCGACATGCTCCCGCACGACCGCGAGGAGTACCGGCAGCACATGGGGCACCGCTGGCTCGGCTTCCAGGAGGCCGACATCCTGCGCGCCCTGGAAGAGGCCGGGCTCGCGGAGGCGCGCGTCCGCCCGCTCCCCGCCGATCCCAAAGCCAAGGGTCCCGTCCTCTTCGCGGCGCGCGCCGTCCGGCCCGCCGTCACGAAAGAACGTCAAGCCGCGTCGTCGCGACGCTGA
- the ahcY gene encoding adenosylhomocysteinase yields the protein MSRTVTDTVHAFDAAAKSGRVPYKVADLALAELGRKEIRLAEHEMPGLMAIRRKHAAGKPLAGARVMGSLHMTVQTAVLIETLADLGADVRWVSCNIFSTQDHAAAAVVVGRQETGGTMKAPRGIPVFAWKGETLEEYWWCTSEALQWPDGSGPTLLVDDGGDATLLVHKGAEFETKGAVPSFDANADPEEWGVILDLIRAEMKKSPRRWRDVAKDLRGVSEETTTGVHRLYQMMEAGTLLFPAINVNDSVTKSKFDNIYGCRHSLPDGLARATDVMLGGKVAVVMGFGEVGKGCAQALKGQGCRVVVAEIDPICALQAAMEGYQVSTLEDVLGTADIFITATGNKGIITAAQMAKMKDKAIVGNIGHFDNEIDMAGLKKFPGINRINIKPQYDEWVFPDGHSILVLAEGRLLNLGCATGHPSFVMSASFTNQVLAQLELHLNNAKYERKVYVLPKALDEEVARLHLDHLGVRLTKLTQEQADYLGIPVTGPYKPDHYRY from the coding sequence ATGTCCCGCACCGTCACCGACACCGTCCACGCCTTCGACGCCGCCGCCAAAAGCGGCCGCGTCCCGTACAAGGTCGCCGACCTCGCCTTGGCAGAGCTCGGCCGCAAGGAGATCCGCCTCGCGGAGCACGAGATGCCCGGGCTCATGGCGATCCGTCGCAAGCACGCGGCCGGGAAGCCGCTCGCCGGCGCCCGGGTCATGGGCTCGCTCCACATGACCGTGCAGACGGCGGTGCTGATCGAGACCTTGGCCGATCTTGGTGCCGACGTGCGCTGGGTCTCGTGCAACATCTTCTCGACCCAGGATCACGCCGCCGCCGCGGTCGTCGTCGGTCGCCAGGAGACCGGCGGGACGATGAAGGCGCCGCGCGGGATCCCCGTCTTCGCGTGGAAGGGTGAGACGCTCGAGGAGTACTGGTGGTGCACGAGCGAGGCGCTCCAGTGGCCCGACGGCTCTGGCCCGACCCTCCTCGTCGACGACGGCGGCGACGCCACGCTCCTCGTCCACAAGGGCGCCGAGTTCGAGACGAAGGGCGCGGTGCCCTCGTTCGACGCGAACGCCGACCCCGAAGAGTGGGGCGTCATCCTCGATCTCATCCGCGCCGAGATGAAGAAGAGCCCCCGCCGGTGGCGCGACGTCGCGAAGGATCTCCGCGGCGTCTCCGAGGAGACGACCACGGGCGTCCACCGGCTCTACCAGATGATGGAGGCCGGCACGCTCCTCTTCCCCGCGATCAACGTCAACGACTCGGTGACGAAGAGCAAGTTCGACAACATCTACGGCTGCCGCCACTCGCTCCCCGACGGCCTCGCCCGCGCCACCGACGTCATGCTCGGCGGCAAGGTCGCGGTCGTCATGGGCTTCGGCGAGGTCGGCAAGGGCTGCGCCCAGGCGCTCAAGGGCCAGGGCTGCCGCGTCGTCGTCGCCGAGATCGATCCGATCTGCGCGCTCCAGGCCGCGATGGAGGGCTACCAGGTCTCGACGCTCGAGGACGTGCTCGGCACCGCCGACATCTTCATCACCGCGACCGGCAACAAGGGAATCATCACCGCCGCGCAGATGGCGAAGATGAAGGACAAGGCGATCGTCGGGAACATCGGCCACTTCGACAACGAGATCGACATGGCCGGCCTCAAGAAGTTCCCCGGGATCAACCGCATCAACATCAAGCCGCAGTACGACGAGTGGGTCTTCCCCGACGGCCACTCGATCCTCGTGCTCGCCGAGGGGCGCCTCTTGAACCTCGGCTGCGCCACCGGCCACCCGAGCTTCGTCATGTCGGCGTCGTTCACGAACCAGGTGCTCGCGCAGCTCGAGCTGCATCTCAACAACGCGAAGTACGAGCGGAAGGTCTACGTGCTCCCGAAGGCGCTCGACGAGGAGGTGGCCCGCCTCCACCTCGACCACCTCGGTGTGCGGCTCACGAAGCTCACGCAGGAGCAGGCCGACTACCTCGGCATCCCGGTGACCGGGCCGTACAAGCCCGACCACTACCGCTACTGA
- a CDS encoding endonuclease/exonuclease/phosphatase family protein: MIVKLVTYNIHRAIGVDRRFRPDRVIDILKHHDADLALLQEVDEGAPRSREMDLAREIGKEAGYAHVAAGYNVSLRKGRYGNAILSRWPLLITRNIDLTIGTRKRRGCMHARIAIEKPQHKTPRILDVFNLHLGLSANERMRQVGELVRSKEFEDVPQDAPCFVGGDFNDWLSQLHPIFLDILGFRSATGDRFGYPARIRTYPSFTPTGTLDRIYFRGPLRLIAARGCRLAVSRVASDHLPIVAEFELT, from the coding sequence ATGATCGTCAAGCTCGTCACCTACAACATCCACCGGGCGATCGGGGTCGATCGCCGCTTCCGCCCGGATCGCGTGATCGACATCTTGAAGCACCACGACGCCGACCTCGCCCTCCTCCAGGAAGTCGACGAGGGCGCGCCGCGCTCGCGCGAGATGGACCTCGCCCGGGAGATCGGCAAGGAAGCCGGCTACGCGCACGTCGCCGCCGGCTACAACGTCTCGCTCCGGAAGGGCCGCTACGGAAACGCCATCCTCAGCCGTTGGCCCTTGCTCATCACCCGCAACATCGACCTGACGATCGGCACGCGGAAGCGTCGCGGCTGCATGCACGCGCGCATCGCGATCGAGAAGCCGCAGCACAAGACGCCCCGCATCCTCGACGTCTTCAACCTCCACCTCGGCCTCTCCGCCAATGAGCGCATGCGCCAGGTCGGCGAGCTCGTGCGCTCGAAGGAGTTCGAGGACGTGCCGCAGGATGCTCCGTGCTTCGTCGGGGGCGATTTCAACGACTGGCTCAGCCAGCTCCACCCGATCTTCCTCGACATCCTCGGATTCAGATCGGCGACCGGCGATCGCTTCGGCTACCCGGCGCGCATCCGGACGTACCCCTCGTTCACGCCGACCGGCACGCTCGATCGCATCTACTTCCGCGGGCCCCTGCGTCTCATCGCCGCGCGCGGCTGCCGCCTCGCGGTCTCCCGCGTCGCGAGCGACCACCTCCCGATCGTCGCGGAGTTCGAGCTGACCTAG
- a CDS encoding class I SAM-dependent methyltransferase: protein MSEAKHPHNPQYEQMADESMVRNLAHQAEAIWPQESAIFRAYDLSGPLAVLDVGCGTGEITGRLAEMYPEATLAGVDLIEDHLRVARDRCASIGARVTFRTADAFALPFGEGTFDLVVCRHMLQAVPRPHEAMAEMVRVLKPGGRLHLLVEDYGMIQMAPTKLDADHFWKIGPPAFGRATGTDLHIGRDGFHHLKKLPVDEIRMHYVVVDTIRVPRETFAGIWEAWRDGYVDPIAQYTPFTREEALAYFDDMIACIRDPEGYAVWQVPILSARKRRT, encoded by the coding sequence ATGAGCGAGGCGAAACACCCGCACAACCCCCAGTACGAGCAGATGGCGGACGAGTCGATGGTCCGGAACCTGGCGCACCAGGCGGAAGCGATCTGGCCGCAGGAATCGGCGATCTTCCGGGCGTACGACCTCAGCGGACCGCTGGCCGTTCTGGACGTCGGGTGCGGCACCGGGGAGATCACGGGGCGCCTCGCCGAGATGTACCCGGAGGCGACGCTCGCCGGCGTCGACCTCATCGAGGATCACCTCCGCGTCGCCCGCGATCGCTGCGCTTCGATCGGGGCGCGGGTCACCTTCCGCACCGCGGACGCGTTCGCGCTCCCGTTCGGTGAGGGCACCTTCGACCTCGTCGTGTGCCGCCACATGCTCCAGGCGGTTCCGCGCCCGCACGAGGCGATGGCGGAGATGGTCCGCGTCCTGAAGCCGGGCGGACGGCTTCACCTCCTCGTCGAGGATTACGGCATGATCCAGATGGCGCCGACGAAGCTCGACGCCGACCACTTCTGGAAGATCGGTCCGCCGGCGTTCGGGCGCGCGACGGGGACCGACCTGCACATCGGGCGCGACGGCTTCCATCACCTGAAGAAGCTCCCGGTCGACGAGATCCGGATGCACTACGTCGTCGTCGACACGATCCGGGTGCCACGCGAGACGTTCGCCGGCATCTGGGAAGCGTGGCGCGACGGTTACGTCGATCCGATCGCCCAGTACACGCCGTTCACGCGCGAGGAGGCGCTCGCGTACTTCGACGACATGATCGCCTGCATCCGCGACCCCGAGGGGTACGCCGTCTGGCAGGTGCCGATCCTGAGCGCCCGCAAGCGCCGAACGTAG